The genome window TCACGAATAAACTCTGCTCCGACAGCGTCTAATGCACATGTTTCTGAACAGAAAACATACGCATCATCTAATTTACCTAAACATAAAGGACGAATACCATTTGGATCGCGAAAAGCTGCCATTTGATTATTCGCTAATAACAAAACCGAATAAGCTCCTTTTACCTTTTCTGTTCCTTTCTGAATAGCTTCTACAATATCTAAATGCGAATATTTTTGAATAGAACGTAATAAAACCTCCGTATCCGAAGTTGCTAAAAATGGTAATCCTTCTGCTTCTAATTCAGCTCTCAATTCTTCAACTTCAATCAAATTTCCGTTGTGAGCAATAGAGAAATGAGGTTTTCCGTAAATATTGTACGTGTAAAGTGGCTGAATGTTACGACGACTTCCACCTCCAGCAGTTGTGTAGCGTGTATGTCCGATCGCAGCATTTCCTTGGTATTCTTCAATTTCGGCTTCCATTGTTTTGAAAACGTCTAATACCAAACCTGTTTTTTTCACCGTTTTGATGTTTCCATCTTTCAAGAAAGAAACACCACACGCTTCCTGTCCACGGTGTTGAAGCGCAAATAAACCAAACTGCGCAATAGAATACGTGTTGATGTTCTTTGGCGAATAAACCCCAAAAACACCACATTCTTCGTTTACACTATCCACAGTATCGGCTGCATATTTTTTCAATAAATTTCTTTCGTAGAAATTCGTTAAATATTCAGCTTTTAATTGGCTTTTATGTAATTTTTTATCAATCATTATAGAATGAAAAAAATGTTTATTTTAAAACTTCTGTCAAACGATTATATACTTCGTGATAAGCTTCAGAAACATCACCTAAATCACGACGGAAACGGTCTTTATCTAATTTTTTACCTGTTTCAACATCCCATAAACGACATGTATCTGGAGAAATTTCGTCAGCTAAAATGATATTACCATCAACATCTTTACCAAACTCAATTTTGAAATCAGCTAAAATTAAACCAGCTTTTAAGAACAATTCTTTCAACGCTTCGTTAATTACTTCTGTTTGTGTGTACATTTCATCTAACTCATCGTACGTTGCAGCACCTAATAAAACTGCATGATGATCGTTGATTAATGGATCTCCTAATTCATCTTTTTTGTAACAGATATCAAAGATTGTAACTGGAGATTTCGCTCCTTCTTCTAATCCTAAACGTTGAGCCATAGACCCAGCAACATAATTGCGCACAACCATTTCAATTGGAATAATTGATACTTTTTTTACCAATTGCTCACGATCATTCAACTGCTCGATGAAGTGAGTTTTCACTCCTTTTTCAATCAAATAGTTGAAAATTAAAGTCGAAATTTTGTTGTTCATTTCTCCTTTATCCTCAACAGTTCCACGCTTTTGTGCATTAAATGCAGTCGCGTCATCTTTGTAATACACAATTACTTTGTCTGCTTCCTCTGTTGAGTAAACTTGTTTTGCTTTCCCTTCGTAAATGAAGTCTTTTTTTGTTAAGCTCATCGTTGTTTGTTTTTTTCGAAGCTCGATTTTCGAAATTCGAAGTTAAAATTCATCTAACTTCTAGTTTCTAGTTTCTAACTTCATTACATCGTTTTTTTTGTTTTGTTTGAAATGAAAAAGTCCACTTCGTGTTTGTTGTTTGTTTTGAAAATTAACTTGTTCAAGGTTAACTTTCGAGATTAATTTCGATTGGTTCAGGATCGAAATTGGTATTAGTTTGTTGTTTGTTTCTTTTTTAGAAATTCGAAATGCGAGATTCGAAATTCGTTATTTTATTTCCAATTGTCATTCTGAATGAAGCTTTAGCGTAATGAAGAATCTTTTTTAGATTCCTCGATAAGCTCGGAATGACAAGTTTTTATTTAATTTTTAGAAGTTAAATTTTCTCAAATCTAACATCTAATATCTCATATCTATAAACTACCCTCTAAAATACTCCACCGCATTTTTGAAGATATTCATATATCCATTTCCTGGAATGTTCTTGAATAATCCTTCTTCGTAACGCTCTGGATGTCCCATTCGTCCATAAACTTTTCCACAAGGCGATACAATTCCTTCTACCGCAAACGTAGATCCATTTGGATTATAAGGCATTTTCCCAGCTAATTTCCCATCCAAATCAACAAACTGAGTGGCAATTTGTCCTTTATCAATTAACTTTTCTAATTCAACCTCATTTGCTACGAAACGACCTTCTCCATGCGAAAACGGAATCCAATATTCTTGTCCTTCCATTCCTTTTAACCAAGGTGAATGCGATTTATTCACTCTCACTTTCGCTAATTGTGTAATGTGACGACCAATTTCGTTGAACGTTAATGTTGGTGTATCTTCTTCTAAATCTTGAATACGTCCATAAGGCAATAATCCAGATTTAATCAAGGCTTGGAAACCATTACAGATTCCTAAAACTAGTCCATCACGCTCCAATAAATTGTGAATTGCATTTTTGATTTTCTCATTACGTAAAACCGTTGCAATAAATTTACCTGATCCATCTGGCTCATCAGCAGCTGAAAAACCGCCTGGTACAAAGAAAATATTGGCTTGATTGATTTCATTTACAAAAGCATCTACCGATTCTTCAACATCTTGTTGTGTTAAATTACGGAAAGGCAAAGTCGAAACGATTGCTCCTTCTCTACGGAACGCTTTTGCTGAATCATATTCTGAATTTGTTCCTGGAAAAATTGGAATGAAAACTTTCGGATTCTCCACTTTTTGATCTGCGAATGCAAAACAAATTTGTTCAGCTTTCAAATCTTTTTCCTCTACAACTGTTTCAGAAGTTGATTTATATGGAAACAATGAATTGAATGTTTTTTTCCATTGTTGTTTCAATTCAATTAAATTGATTTCTTCTCCATTAAAGTTGAATGAAGTTGAATCATTTGTCTGACCTACAACGTGGTAATTTTGAGCAATTTCAGCAGGAATATTTAATTCTTCTGAATGTTCAATCACAATCGAAGCTGGATAATATTTTCCTAAATCTAAATCAGTCTTGATTTCAAATCCGATTTCATTACCAAAAGCCATATTCGCTACAGTTTCTGCAATTCCACCAAATTTAACCGTCATCATTGATTTTACATCATCATTAATTGTTCCGATAAAATCAAAAACAGCTTTTGTATTTGTTTCGTCGATTAAATAGTCTTCAGTCAATGTTGGAATAAAAACTGAAAGTTTAGAATTCTTTTCAACTAAAGTTCCTTGTACAATTTTTTCAGCCTTAGAAGGCGCAACTGCAAAAGAAATTAACGTTGGCGGAACATCAATATCTTGGTAAGAACCCGACATCGAATCTTTTCCTCCAATTGCAGGAATTCCGAATTGTTTTTGAGCTTCAATCGTTCCTAATAAAGCTGCAAATGGTTTTCCCCAACGCGTTGCTTCATCACGTAATTTTTCAAAATATTCTTGAAAAGTTAAACGAATATCAGCGTAATTTCCACCAGCAGCAACAATTTTTGTCATCGAATCAATTACCGCAAAATAAGCTCCGTGATAATTTGACCAACGCGAAATTGTAGGATTGTAACCAAATGATGCGATAGAAACCGCATTTGTAAATCCGTCTGTTGGGAATTTTTGTACTGAAACATCTTCTGGCGTATCCATTGTTTGTCCACCAAAAGCATTCAAAATAGTAGAACGACCAACGTTGTTATCAAACATTTCTACCATACCTTTTTGCGACGCATGATTTAACTCTTGCATCATTTCAATAAACGCTTCTTTATTGAAAGCTTTATTCTCAAAAGGGTTTGTATATTCTTCGTCCGTAACTTCGATTTTAGCTTGTTTACGAACACCGTTTGTATCTAAAAATTTACGGTCTAATTCAACAATCTTTGTTCCTTTCCAAACCAAAGTCATTGTATCATCTCCCGTTACCTCAGCAACACAAGTCGCATCAAGATTTTCTTCTTTTGCTAATGCGATAAATGTTTCCACATCTTTTGCCTCAACCGCAACAGCCATACGTTCCTGAGATTCAGAAATCGCTAATTCTGTTCCGTTTAATCCAGCATATTTCAGTGGGACTAAATCTAAATTAACATTAATTCCGCGTGCAATTTCACCAATTGCAACAGAAACACCTCCCGCACCAAAGTCGTTACATTTTTTGATTAATGCTAAAACGTCTGGATTACGGAATAAACGTTGAATTTTACGTTCAACAATTGCATTTCCTTTTTGAACTTCTGCTGATAAATCGTCTAATTTTAAACCATCGTGTGTTTTAGATGACCCTGATGCTCCACCTACTCCATCACGACCTGTTGCTCCACCTAATAAAATAATTCGGTCACCTGCAACTGGTTCTTCACGACGGACATATTCTTTTTTTACAGCTCCAGCCACAAAACCAACTTCCATGCGTTTTGCTTTGTACCCTTCGTCGTAAATTTCTTTCACAAAAGTTGTCGCTAAACCAATTTGATTTCCATATGAACTATATCCGTTTGCTGCTTCTTTCGAGATTTTACGTTGTGGTAATTTACCTGGTAACGTATCTTCAATCTTTTCTAAAGGATTTGCAGCTCCTGTAATACGCATCGCTTGGAAAACGTAAGAACGTCCACTCAAAGGGTCGCGAATTGCTCCACCAACACATGTCGAAGCTCCACCAAATGGCTCAACTTCTGTTGGGTGATTATGTGTTTCGTTTTTGAATTGTAATAACCATTCTTCCTCAACTCCATCTACATCGATTGGAACGACAATAGAACATGCATTGATTTCTTCTGAAACATCAATATTTTTCACAATTCCTGTACGAGAAAGATATTTTCCCATCACAGTTGCTAAATCCATCAAACGAATTGGTTTTGTAATTCCTAATTCTTGACGAACTTGTTGGTAATAATTGAATGTTTTTTGAAGTGTTTCGTTAAATTTAGAATTAAATTGAACATCTGTAATCTCCGTCTCAAAAGTTGTATGACGACAGTGATCAGACCAATATGTATCTAAAACTTTTAACTCAGTTTCGGTTGGATTACGATTAATCGATTTGAAATAGTCTTGAATAAAAACTAAATCATCCATCTCTAACGATAACCCAAATTGGTTGTAAATGTCTTGTAGTTTATTTTCGTCAGCAGAAATAAAACCTTCAATAATTGGAACTTCTGTCGCTTCTGGATTAGCTGGAATTTCCATTTTAGAAAGATCTTTCTCGCGCGACTCAATTGGATTGATTAAGTAATCTTTTATTTTCTTTAAATCTTCTGCAGACAAATCATCATTGAAAACATATAATAAACCAGATTTTACGGTTACATTTTCAACATTCATCAACACTAAACATTGTTCCGAAGAATCATCGCGTTGATTATATTGACCAGGTAAAAATTCGGTTGCAAAATAGTTTTTAGAATAAGGAATACTTTCGTTAACTGCGTCTTCTACGTATTTGAAAACAACGTCTGTCACAGGATCGACAAACACCTTATTTTGAACCTCTTGTAATTGGCTTTCTTCTATATTAAATAGATCATAAATAACAAAAACCTTGCACACAATTGTAGGTACAAGGTTTTTGAGTTCTATTGTAGTCTTCTGACTGATAACGTCAAAATTCGATTTCTTCTGAATGAAAAGTCTGTGGTTCATTGTATTGTTTGCTGTACTATTTGGTTTAATGTGTTTAAACCATTTGTATCATCTACATCAACAAACAAACTATTTTCTAACAAGAGTGGTTCAAGACTCATTTTGTAGAAAAAAAATTCATTTGTAGTGGCAATTTTTTATGGTCTGCCGTAGAGACGCTCAACCTTATTATGAGCTATACAAATGTTGTAAACTTTAAAAACTAAATCACCTTTAAAAGTGAACTGCAAAATTAAACATTTTAATTAGTAAAATCAAATCTAAATCAACAATATTTTATTTAATTTTTTGGTTAAATATTTTTCTTAAAATTTAAGCATGATTATCAATCAAATGTCCCTTTTTACAACAAAAAAAATCCTTATCAAAATTGATAAGGATTTTTCGTTTTCCGTAATTATCTTGTAATTGTCAAATCGTATTCGTTGTCTGATTCATCATATTTATATGATAATTTCATATTGAAATCTTGCATAAACTTTTTGCAAAACGTTTCTATATTTAATGAATCTGGAAAAGTAGCTTTGTTAACTGTCATAAACAAAGTTGTCCAACTTGTATTGTCTTTAAAAATTGTAGAGAATCTTTTCTCCCAATATGTTAAAAACTTTTCTTCTTTTTCATTGATTAATATCTCTTCCATTATACCTACTTTATAAACCAATTACAAATTTACAACTATTTCTAATCAAAACCATTTTTTCACGAATTATTAACGTTTTCAGCTTCTATCTTTCATTCAAGAATCGCAAACTTAAGATTCGCTTAAGATTCACTTTTCCATGTTAATAATCTATTAAATATCAAGACATTTGAACAATAATTCAAAAACAAAATGTTTACAAATAATTTAAAAGGACGTTACAGTATTTTACTATTTTTCAGTTCGTTATTTATTCTAATTTCATTTATTCTACGCCTAATTTTTGCGATTTGGGTAAAAAGCGATTTCGATTGGAATATCGGCTCGTTATTACACACTATTTTTTATGGATTAGTGTACGACATTAGTGTTGTAAGCTGTTTCACGTTATTCTTATCATTTTATTTTATAATTTTACCAAACAAATTCGTCAATTCTTTATTTGATCGAATTTTCGTGTATTTCGTTTATACATTGTATTTGGTAATCATTTATTTTACATTTTTTGCCGAAGTTACATTTTGGGACGAATTCAAAAGTCGATTCAATTTTATTGCAGTCGATTATTTAATTTATACATACGAAGTTGTCAAAAACATTCAAGAATCATATCCATTACCTGTTTTAATTGGCGGAATTGTGTTGATTACAGGCTTGACAATTTTCGCAACAAAAAAAGGTTATTTCTTCTACAATACATTTCATAACAAACCAAAAACAAGTCAAAAAGTTGGCGTTTTTGTGTTCAATTTATTACTTGCGGTTGGTTCATTATTCCTTTTAAACAACGATAGTAGTTCAACTTCTGAAAACCGATACAACAATGAAATTTCTAAAGCTGGAATCTTTTCATTCTTTTCAGCTTTCCGAAATAATCACTTAAAATACGACGAACATTATAAATCTATTCCGATTGAAGATGCTTTTGCAGTAATGAAATCTGAATTGCAAGATTCGAAAACTGTTTTCGATCAACAATTCAAAAATCCAATACGAAGAACAATTTTAGCAAGTAATCCGTCACAAGCAGAGCAAAAACCAAACGTGATTTTTGTATTGATGGAAAGTATGAGCGCTTCATTTTTGCAAGAGCAATTCAACGGAAAATCAATCACTCCAAACCTTAATGATATTGCAAATAACAGCATCTATTTTTCGAATATGTATGCCAACGGAACGCGTACAGTACGCGGAATGGAAGCTGTTACATTATCAATTCCTCCTACTCCTGGAAACAGTATTGTGAAACGTGTTGATAATCAAAACTTATATACTATTTCGAACGTTTTCAAAGCAAAAGGTTATCACAATATGTTCTTTTATGGTGGCGATGGATATTTTGATAATATGAATGCGTTTTATGGTGGAAATGGTTTTGATATTTACGATCGTGGTCGTGGTAGTGTTTTGAGTGATAAAATCAACACCAATCGTTTCAATATTAATGATGATGAAGTTACTTTTGAAAATGCTTGGGGAATTGCAGACGATGATATTTACAGAAAAGTAATCAAAGTTGCCGATGAAAAATACAAAACAAAACAACCATTTTTTGCTTTCGTAATGTCTACTTCTAACCACAAACCTTATTCATACGAAGATGGAAAAATTGATATTCCGTCTGGAACTGGTCGTCCTGGTGCGGTGAAATATGCCGATTATGCGATTGGAGATTTAATTACAAAAGCGAAAACAAAACCTTGGTTCAGTAATACCGTTTTTGTATTTATTGCCGATCACTGTGCAAGTAGCGCGGGTAAAGATGCAATTGATGTAAAAAATCATCACATTCCTGCATTTATCTATAATTTGAAATCGCATGCAAACGAAAATGTCACAAAAGAAGTTTCTCAAATTGATATTTTCCCAACGTTATTTTCGTTGTTTAATTGGAAGTATACATCTCAATTCTATGGAAAAGACATTTTCGATCCGCAATACAAATCGCGTTCTTTTGTTGGTACGTATATTAAATTAGGAATGAAAAAAGGAGAAGATGTTTCAATTTTATCCGATCAAAAGAAAATTAATCAATACAAATGGATTGATAAAAATTTAATTGATACAAAGGTTGATCCTATTTTCGAGCGTTCTATCATATCTAATTATCAAACAGCCGATTATTTATTTAGCAATCATTTATTAAATGAAAAATAAAATCATTTTTATCATCAATCCAATTGCTGGAAAGGGAAAAGGACGAATGATTGAAACTGAAATTCAAAGTTATTTTAGTCAGAAAAATATTGATTTCGAAACATTTTTGACTGAAAGTATTGGTCATGCAACCGAAATTACGAATCAAGTTCTCACAAAAAATCCTGATATAATAGTAGCTTGTGGCGGCGACGGAACAATAAACGAAGTCGCTCAAGCTTTGGTTGGTAGCAATGTTGCTTTGGGAATTATTCCGATTGGCTCTGGAAATGGATTAGCTGCTAATTTGCATATTCCTAAATCTACTGAAAAAGCTTTTGAAATGATTCTGAATGCAAAAATCAATAAAATTGATGCAGG of Empedobacter falsenii contains these proteins:
- the purF gene encoding amidophosphoribosyltransferase: MIDKKLHKSQLKAEYLTNFYERNLLKKYAADTVDSVNEECGVFGVYSPKNINTYSIAQFGLFALQHRGQEACGVSFLKDGNIKTVKKTGLVLDVFKTMEAEIEEYQGNAAIGHTRYTTAGGGSRRNIQPLYTYNIYGKPHFSIAHNGNLIEVEELRAELEAEGLPFLATSDTEVLLRSIQKYSHLDIVEAIQKGTEKVKGAYSVLLLANNQMAAFRDPNGIRPLCLGKLDDAYVFCSETCALDAVGAEFIRDVEPGELIVVNEQGLKSYSLNQPTQRNICAFEYIYFARPDSNIEGNEIYDLRVESGRKLYEQSPVDADIVIGVPDSGIPSAIGYSEASGIPYEPILIKNRYMSRSFIVPSQEMRERVVNLKLNPIKNKIKGKRLVVLDDSIVRGTTSKLLIKILKEAGAKEIHFRSASPPIIAPCYLGIDMPSKADLISGNKSIKEVEDYLNVDSLDFLTVDNLIDLLGSKEHCFGCFTEKYPVNYSNEECKAVKPLHID
- the purC gene encoding phosphoribosylaminoimidazolesuccinocarboxamide synthase is translated as MSLTKKDFIYEGKAKQVYSTEEADKVIVYYKDDATAFNAQKRGTVEDKGEMNNKISTLIFNYLIEKGVKTHFIEQLNDREQLVKKVSIIPIEMVVRNYVAGSMAQRLGLEEGAKSPVTIFDICYKKDELGDPLINDHHAVLLGAATYDELDEMYTQTEVINEALKELFLKAGLILADFKIEFGKDVDGNIILADEISPDTCRLWDVETGKKLDKDRFRRDLGDVSEAYHEVYNRLTEVLK
- a CDS encoding phosphoribosylformylglycinamidine synthase — its product is MNHRLFIQKKSNFDVISQKTTIELKNLVPTIVCKVFVIYDLFNIEESQLQEVQNKVFVDPVTDVVFKYVEDAVNESIPYSKNYFATEFLPGQYNQRDDSSEQCLVLMNVENVTVKSGLLYVFNDDLSAEDLKKIKDYLINPIESREKDLSKMEIPANPEATEVPIIEGFISADENKLQDIYNQFGLSLEMDDLVFIQDYFKSINRNPTETELKVLDTYWSDHCRHTTFETEITDVQFNSKFNETLQKTFNYYQQVRQELGITKPIRLMDLATVMGKYLSRTGIVKNIDVSEEINACSIVVPIDVDGVEEEWLLQFKNETHNHPTEVEPFGGASTCVGGAIRDPLSGRSYVFQAMRITGAANPLEKIEDTLPGKLPQRKISKEAANGYSSYGNQIGLATTFVKEIYDEGYKAKRMEVGFVAGAVKKEYVRREEPVAGDRIILLGGATGRDGVGGASGSSKTHDGLKLDDLSAEVQKGNAIVERKIQRLFRNPDVLALIKKCNDFGAGGVSVAIGEIARGINVNLDLVPLKYAGLNGTELAISESQERMAVAVEAKDVETFIALAKEENLDATCVAEVTGDDTMTLVWKGTKIVELDRKFLDTNGVRKQAKIEVTDEEYTNPFENKAFNKEAFIEMMQELNHASQKGMVEMFDNNVGRSTILNAFGGQTMDTPEDVSVQKFPTDGFTNAVSIASFGYNPTISRWSNYHGAYFAVIDSMTKIVAAGGNYADIRLTFQEYFEKLRDEATRWGKPFAALLGTIEAQKQFGIPAIGGKDSMSGSYQDIDVPPTLISFAVAPSKAEKIVQGTLVEKNSKLSVFIPTLTEDYLIDETNTKAVFDFIGTINDDVKSMMTVKFGGIAETVANMAFGNEIGFEIKTDLDLGKYYPASIVIEHSEELNIPAEIAQNYHVVGQTNDSTSFNFNGEEINLIELKQQWKKTFNSLFPYKSTSETVVEEKDLKAEQICFAFADQKVENPKVFIPIFPGTNSEYDSAKAFRREGAIVSTLPFRNLTQQDVEESVDAFVNEINQANIFFVPGGFSAADEPDGSGKFIATVLRNEKIKNAIHNLLERDGLVLGICNGFQALIKSGLLPYGRIQDLEEDTPTLTFNEIGRHITQLAKVRVNKSHSPWLKGMEGQEYWIPFSHGEGRFVANEVELEKLIDKGQIATQFVDLDGKLAGKMPYNPNGSTFAVEGIVSPCGKVYGRMGHPERYEEGLFKNIPGNGYMNIFKNAVEYFRG
- a CDS encoding LTA synthase family protein — protein: MFTNNLKGRYSILLFFSSLFILISFILRLIFAIWVKSDFDWNIGSLLHTIFYGLVYDISVVSCFTLFLSFYFIILPNKFVNSLFDRIFVYFVYTLYLVIIYFTFFAEVTFWDEFKSRFNFIAVDYLIYTYEVVKNIQESYPLPVLIGGIVLITGLTIFATKKGYFFYNTFHNKPKTSQKVGVFVFNLLLAVGSLFLLNNDSSSTSENRYNNEISKAGIFSFFSAFRNNHLKYDEHYKSIPIEDAFAVMKSELQDSKTVFDQQFKNPIRRTILASNPSQAEQKPNVIFVLMESMSASFLQEQFNGKSITPNLNDIANNSIYFSNMYANGTRTVRGMEAVTLSIPPTPGNSIVKRVDNQNLYTISNVFKAKGYHNMFFYGGDGYFDNMNAFYGGNGFDIYDRGRGSVLSDKINTNRFNINDDEVTFENAWGIADDDIYRKVIKVADEKYKTKQPFFAFVMSTSNHKPYSYEDGKIDIPSGTGRPGAVKYADYAIGDLITKAKTKPWFSNTVFVFIADHCASSAGKDAIDVKNHHIPAFIYNLKSHANENVTKEVSQIDIFPTLFSLFNWKYTSQFYGKDIFDPQYKSRSFVGTYIKLGMKKGEDVSILSDQKKINQYKWIDKNLIDTKVDPIFERSIISNYQTADYLFSNHLLNEK